Proteins found in one Triticum urartu cultivar G1812 chromosome 4, Tu2.1, whole genome shotgun sequence genomic segment:
- the LOC125552851 gene encoding polyadenylate-binding protein-interacting protein 7-like isoform X4, which yields MSIEERKISLINRTTSLNPNAVEFVPSCLRSVSDASNRSDTTKIPVSESSKEISADQPESVPSNPDEEAHRYWQQQLPDDITPDFNVLGQDETPGPDSLSLTGLSMNDGFGASLFSPNQTSRMQHHASPFVRDTLSTRAKFEFPGQEQPQATIMSPTASTMSPTAAPWVKTVRNGGQYGTNRRDASHYNGDSSIGSPLQSDAYYRNRRSFRSSMDSMTQLENKVDGRLNQNLRSLSFGHSSPPSPVSYAQNGLANYNKEAFGLPNSPYRSHSAILTDDIISPSAGRERLSLDSPRGRYKTTNLPVTSLGSSRGSHLLAGSYNGNHDMLSNNTLQNIAGVQTGQTWLDTDATANMFLEKDEVHDFASLRHALLEQDRQAFLTGGNPLAKELNIKELYSIQSRLAQEKARENIYQQRFQMPELQGLIQEQNPAIDLCGLHASEAMHVLNNELNNRRKIARSTGRRLQAIIISNPRTPARLTAAIEQYLLEHGLQYTQAQPGLFRVLLQ from the exons ATGTCCATTGAAGAAAGGAAAATAAGTTTGATAAACAGGACGACTTCGTTAAATCCTAACGCGGTAGAATTTGTTCCTTCATGCCTTAGATCTGTGAGTGATGCTTCAAACAGATCGGACACAACCAAGATTCCTGTCTCAGAGTCCTCCAAGGAAATCAGCGCAGACCAACCAGAGTCCGTACCAAGCAACCCTGATGAAGAAGCACACCGGTATTGGCAACAACAGCTTCCAGATGATATCACCCCTGATTTCAACGTTCTTGGCCAAGATGAGACTCCTGGACCTGACAGTCTTTCACTCACGGGCCTCTCAATGAATGATGGCTTTGGTGCTTCATTATTTTCTCCAAACCAGACATCAAGAATGCAGCACCATGCTTCTCCATTTGTTAGGGACACGCTAAGTACACGAGCGAAGTTTGAATTTCCTGGCCAAGAACAGCCGCAAGCTACTATTATGAGTCCCACTGCAAGTACCATGAGTCCAACTGCTGCTCCATGGGTAAAGACAGTAAGAAATGGTGGTCAATATGGTACAAACAGAAGGGATGCTAGTCACTACAATGGAGATTCTAGCATTG GATCCCCACTGCAGTCTGATGCTTATTACAGAAACCGGCGTAGCTTTAGGTCAAGTATGGACAGCATGACTCAGCTGGAG AATAAAGTTGATGGACGACTCAATCAGAATCTCAGGTCACTGTCATTTGGACATTCAAGTCCCCCATCACCAGTATCATatgctcaaaatggtcttgccaaCTATAACAAAGAGGCTTTTGGTCTGCCGAACAGTCCATACAGATCTCATTCAGCCATACTCACAGATGATATAATTTCACCTTCAGCTGGCAGGGAACGTTTATCCCTAGATTCTCCAAGGGGGAGGTACAAGACAACTAATTTGCCTGTTACTAGTCTTGGTTCAAGCAGAGGCTCTCATCTGTTGGCTGGCTCATACAATGGTAATCATGATATGCTCTCAAACAACACACTGCAAAACATTGCTGGAGTTCAAACGGGACAAACTTGGCTCGACACAGATGCTACGG CTAACATGTTTTTGGAAAAGGATGAAGTTCATGATTTTGCAAGTCTAAGACATGCACTTCTTGAACAG GATAGACAAGCTTTTCTAACTGGTGGCAATCCTTTAGCAAAGGAACTAAATATTAAGGAGCTGTACTCTATCCAAAGCAGATTAGCTCAGGAGAAGGCTAGAGAAAATATATATCAACAGAG ATTCCAGATGCCAGAGTTGCAAGGCCTCATCCAGGAGCAGAATCCCGCGATCGATCTTTGTGGTCTTCATGCAAGTGAGGCGATGCACGTCCTGAACAACGAACTCAACAACCGGAGGAAGATCGCCCGTTCCACGGGCCGCCGGCTCCAGGCCATCATTATCTCTAACCCCCGTACCCCTGCGAGGCTGACCGCCGCCATCGAGCAGTACCTCCTGGAGCACGGCCTTCAGTACACGCAGGCACAGCCGGGCCTCTTCCGCGTCCTGCTGCAGTGA
- the LOC125554886 gene encoding aspartic proteinase nepenthesin-2-like → MGMVRQRPSGVAVAAALVTLQLLLLPSPASSQAQVLLLRYMIRARPLITKVVTDFLQNRAAEGVTDIFRRQQNDESGDVPVPAGPDAQAQAQLGSAALETAGLVVFDLAVGTRTISGVMDISSQLVWTQCVQTPLSVQPTESGGGSFSWLPCASPACQRVLSRTCILDSDGCSYVATYGSDATAYTSGYLATDTFTFGNTSVPGMVLGCSAVSTVDLSLAGASSVIGFGRGPLSLVSQLNLSRFSYFLATDDSDSSETVIRLGDGAVPRTSSSRSTPLLRSTMHTDMYYVRLTGVQVDGKALSSIPAGAFELQADGSGGVFLSTTVPVTYLEEAAYSVLRRALVSRIQSQGVSPFDSQDLEHLCYPSSSFVNVKVPRLTLVFDGVGAAMELKPENYFFKDGAAGGLVCLTILPSRGGSVLGSLLQTGRNMIYDIGAERLTFETAEAPPPEAPSPSEREEDVSPKEKKTAEAPALSLRLWQWLSKLSLVMKIVVVAIVAAAVVFAWRTYTARQNALPRPAGRPEQ, encoded by the coding sequence ATGGGTATGGTTCGGCAAAGACCAAGTGGAGTGGCCGTGGCGGCGGCTCTAGTTACTCTCCAGCTTCTCCTTCTCCCCTCGCCCGCCTCGTCGCAGGCGCAGGTCCTCCTGCTTCGTTACATGATCCGCGCCAGGCCACTCATCACCAAGGTCGTCACGGATTTCTTGCAGAACCGCGCCGCCGAGGGTGTGACAGACATCTTCCGGCGACAGCAAAATGACGAGAGCGGCGACGTCCCGGTGCCGGCGGGCCCAGACGCGCAGGCGCAGGCTCAGCTGGGCAGTGCGGCTCTCGAAACCGCCGGCCTCGTCGTCTTCGACCTCGCCGTCGGGACGCGGACCATCTCCGGCGTCATGGACATCTCCTCCCAGCTCGTCTGGACGCAGTGCGTGCAGACGCCCCTCTCCGTGCAGCCCACCGAGTCCGGGGGAGGCTCCTTCTCGTGGCTCCCCTGCGCCAGCCCGGCGTGCCAGCGCGTGCTCAGCCGGACCTGCATCCTCGACAGCGACGGCTGCAGCTACGTCGCCACGTACGGCAGCGACGCCACCGCCTACACGTCCGGCTACCTGGCCACCGACACCTTCACCTTCGGGAACACGTCTGTCCCCGGCATGGTGCTGGGCTGCAGCGCCGTGAGCACGGTCGACCTCTCCCTTGCCGGCGCGTCCAGCGTCATCGGCTTTGGCAGAGGGCCCCTCTCCCTCGTGTCACAgctcaacctctcaaggttctccTACTTCCTCGCGACCGACGACTCCGACAGCTCCGAGACCGTCATCCGTCTGGGCGACGGCGCCGTGCCGCGGACCAGTAGCAGCCGCTCCACGCCACTACTCAGAAGCACCATGCACACCGACATGTACTACGTCAGGCTCACCGGCGTCCAGGTCGACGGCAAGGCGCTGAGCAGCATCCCGGCGGGAGCGTTCGAGCTCCAGGCGGACGGCTCCGGCGGGGTGTTCCTGAGCACGACGGTGCCCGTGACGTACCTCGAGGAGGCCGCCTACAGCGTGCTAAGGCGAGCTCTGGTGAGCAGGATCCAATCGCAGGGGGTGAGTCCATTCGACAGCCAGGACCTCGAGCACCTGTGCTACCCGTCGTCGTCCTTTGTTAACGTGAAGGTCCCGAGGCTGACGTTGGTGTTCGACGGCGTGGGAGCGGCGATGGAGCTCAAGCCGGAGAACTACTTCTTCAAGGACGGTGCCGCCGGAGGGCTAGTGTGCCTGACCATACTGCCGTCGAGGGGCGGATCGGTCCTGGGAAGCCTGCTCCAGACGGGCAGGAACATGATCTACGACATTGGTGCCGAACGGCTGACGTTCGAGACCGCGGAGGCGCCGCCGCCGGAGGCTCCTTCTCCGAGCGAAAGGGAGGAGGATGTTTCTCCGAAAGAAAAGAAGACCGCGGAGGCTCCGGCGCTGTCGCTGCGGCTGTGGCAGTGGCTGTCCAAGTTGTCACTGGTGATGAAGATTGTTGTTGTGGCCATCGTTGCGGCCGCGGTGGTGTTTGCCTGGCGTACTTATACAGCTCGCCAGAATGCATTGCCACGGCCAGCTGGACGTCCTGAACAGTGA
- the LOC125552851 gene encoding polyadenylate-binding protein-interacting protein 7-like isoform X2, with amino-acid sequence MSIEERKISLINRTTSLNPNAVEFVPSCLRSVSDASNRSDTTKIPVSESSKEISADQPESVPSNPDEEAHRYWQQQLPDDITPDFNVLGQDETPGPDSLSLTGLSMNDGFGASLFSPNQTSRMQHHASPFVRDTLSTRAKFEFPGQEQPQATIMSPTASTMSPTAAPWVKTVRNGGQYGTNRRDASHYNGDSSIGSPLQSDAYYRNRRSFRSSMDSMTQLENKVDGRLNQNLRSLSFGHSSPPSPVSYAQNGLANYNKEAFGLPNSPYRSHSAILTDDIISPSAGRERLSLDSPRGRYKTTNLPVTSLGSSRGSHLLAGSYNGNHDMLSNNTLQNIAGVQTGQTWLDTDATANMFLEKDEVHDFASLRHALLEQQDRQAFLTGGNPLAKELNIKELYSIQSRLAQEKARENIYQQRFQMPELQGLIQEQNPAIDLCGLHASEAMHVLNNELNNRRKIARSTGRRLQAIIISNPRTPARLTAAIEQYLLEHGLQYTQAQPGLFRVLLQ; translated from the exons ATGTCCATTGAAGAAAGGAAAATAAGTTTGATAAACAGGACGACTTCGTTAAATCCTAACGCGGTAGAATTTGTTCCTTCATGCCTTAGATCTGTGAGTGATGCTTCAAACAGATCGGACACAACCAAGATTCCTGTCTCAGAGTCCTCCAAGGAAATCAGCGCAGACCAACCAGAGTCCGTACCAAGCAACCCTGATGAAGAAGCACACCGGTATTGGCAACAACAGCTTCCAGATGATATCACCCCTGATTTCAACGTTCTTGGCCAAGATGAGACTCCTGGACCTGACAGTCTTTCACTCACGGGCCTCTCAATGAATGATGGCTTTGGTGCTTCATTATTTTCTCCAAACCAGACATCAAGAATGCAGCACCATGCTTCTCCATTTGTTAGGGACACGCTAAGTACACGAGCGAAGTTTGAATTTCCTGGCCAAGAACAGCCGCAAGCTACTATTATGAGTCCCACTGCAAGTACCATGAGTCCAACTGCTGCTCCATGGGTAAAGACAGTAAGAAATGGTGGTCAATATGGTACAAACAGAAGGGATGCTAGTCACTACAATGGAGATTCTAGCATTG GATCCCCACTGCAGTCTGATGCTTATTACAGAAACCGGCGTAGCTTTAGGTCAAGTATGGACAGCATGACTCAGCTGGAG AATAAAGTTGATGGACGACTCAATCAGAATCTCAGGTCACTGTCATTTGGACATTCAAGTCCCCCATCACCAGTATCATatgctcaaaatggtcttgccaaCTATAACAAAGAGGCTTTTGGTCTGCCGAACAGTCCATACAGATCTCATTCAGCCATACTCACAGATGATATAATTTCACCTTCAGCTGGCAGGGAACGTTTATCCCTAGATTCTCCAAGGGGGAGGTACAAGACAACTAATTTGCCTGTTACTAGTCTTGGTTCAAGCAGAGGCTCTCATCTGTTGGCTGGCTCATACAATGGTAATCATGATATGCTCTCAAACAACACACTGCAAAACATTGCTGGAGTTCAAACGGGACAAACTTGGCTCGACACAGATGCTACGG CTAACATGTTTTTGGAAAAGGATGAAGTTCATGATTTTGCAAGTCTAAGACATGCACTTCTTGAACAG CAGGATAGACAAGCTTTTCTAACTGGTGGCAATCCTTTAGCAAAGGAACTAAATATTAAGGAGCTGTACTCTATCCAAAGCAGATTAGCTCAGGAGAAGGCTAGAGAAAATATATATCAACAGAG ATTCCAGATGCCAGAGTTGCAAGGCCTCATCCAGGAGCAGAATCCCGCGATCGATCTTTGTGGTCTTCATGCAAGTGAGGCGATGCACGTCCTGAACAACGAACTCAACAACCGGAGGAAGATCGCCCGTTCCACGGGCCGCCGGCTCCAGGCCATCATTATCTCTAACCCCCGTACCCCTGCGAGGCTGACCGCCGCCATCGAGCAGTACCTCCTGGAGCACGGCCTTCAGTACACGCAGGCACAGCCGGGCCTCTTCCGCGTCCTGCTGCAGTGA
- the LOC125552851 gene encoding polyadenylate-binding protein-interacting protein 7-like isoform X1, with product MSIEERKISLINRTTSLNPNAVEFVPSCLRSVSDASNRSDTTKIPVSESSKEISADQPESVPSNPDEEAHRYWQQQLPDDITPDFNVLGQDETPGPDSLSLTGLSMNDGFGASLFSPNQTSRMQHHASPFVRDTLSTRAKFEFPGQEQPQATIMSPTASTMSPTAAPWVKTVRNGGQYGTNRRDASHYNGDSSIGSPLQSDAYYRNRRSFRSSMDSMTQLEQNKVDGRLNQNLRSLSFGHSSPPSPVSYAQNGLANYNKEAFGLPNSPYRSHSAILTDDIISPSAGRERLSLDSPRGRYKTTNLPVTSLGSSRGSHLLAGSYNGNHDMLSNNTLQNIAGVQTGQTWLDTDATANMFLEKDEVHDFASLRHALLEQQDRQAFLTGGNPLAKELNIKELYSIQSRLAQEKARENIYQQRFQMPELQGLIQEQNPAIDLCGLHASEAMHVLNNELNNRRKIARSTGRRLQAIIISNPRTPARLTAAIEQYLLEHGLQYTQAQPGLFRVLLQ from the exons ATGTCCATTGAAGAAAGGAAAATAAGTTTGATAAACAGGACGACTTCGTTAAATCCTAACGCGGTAGAATTTGTTCCTTCATGCCTTAGATCTGTGAGTGATGCTTCAAACAGATCGGACACAACCAAGATTCCTGTCTCAGAGTCCTCCAAGGAAATCAGCGCAGACCAACCAGAGTCCGTACCAAGCAACCCTGATGAAGAAGCACACCGGTATTGGCAACAACAGCTTCCAGATGATATCACCCCTGATTTCAACGTTCTTGGCCAAGATGAGACTCCTGGACCTGACAGTCTTTCACTCACGGGCCTCTCAATGAATGATGGCTTTGGTGCTTCATTATTTTCTCCAAACCAGACATCAAGAATGCAGCACCATGCTTCTCCATTTGTTAGGGACACGCTAAGTACACGAGCGAAGTTTGAATTTCCTGGCCAAGAACAGCCGCAAGCTACTATTATGAGTCCCACTGCAAGTACCATGAGTCCAACTGCTGCTCCATGGGTAAAGACAGTAAGAAATGGTGGTCAATATGGTACAAACAGAAGGGATGCTAGTCACTACAATGGAGATTCTAGCATTG GATCCCCACTGCAGTCTGATGCTTATTACAGAAACCGGCGTAGCTTTAGGTCAAGTATGGACAGCATGACTCAGCTGGAG CAGAATAAAGTTGATGGACGACTCAATCAGAATCTCAGGTCACTGTCATTTGGACATTCAAGTCCCCCATCACCAGTATCATatgctcaaaatggtcttgccaaCTATAACAAAGAGGCTTTTGGTCTGCCGAACAGTCCATACAGATCTCATTCAGCCATACTCACAGATGATATAATTTCACCTTCAGCTGGCAGGGAACGTTTATCCCTAGATTCTCCAAGGGGGAGGTACAAGACAACTAATTTGCCTGTTACTAGTCTTGGTTCAAGCAGAGGCTCTCATCTGTTGGCTGGCTCATACAATGGTAATCATGATATGCTCTCAAACAACACACTGCAAAACATTGCTGGAGTTCAAACGGGACAAACTTGGCTCGACACAGATGCTACGG CTAACATGTTTTTGGAAAAGGATGAAGTTCATGATTTTGCAAGTCTAAGACATGCACTTCTTGAACAG CAGGATAGACAAGCTTTTCTAACTGGTGGCAATCCTTTAGCAAAGGAACTAAATATTAAGGAGCTGTACTCTATCCAAAGCAGATTAGCTCAGGAGAAGGCTAGAGAAAATATATATCAACAGAG ATTCCAGATGCCAGAGTTGCAAGGCCTCATCCAGGAGCAGAATCCCGCGATCGATCTTTGTGGTCTTCATGCAAGTGAGGCGATGCACGTCCTGAACAACGAACTCAACAACCGGAGGAAGATCGCCCGTTCCACGGGCCGCCGGCTCCAGGCCATCATTATCTCTAACCCCCGTACCCCTGCGAGGCTGACCGCCGCCATCGAGCAGTACCTCCTGGAGCACGGCCTTCAGTACACGCAGGCACAGCCGGGCCTCTTCCGCGTCCTGCTGCAGTGA
- the LOC125552851 gene encoding polyadenylate-binding protein-interacting protein 7-like isoform X3: MSIEERKISLINRTTSLNPNAVEFVPSCLRSVSDASNRSDTTKIPVSESSKEISADQPESVPSNPDEEAHRYWQQQLPDDITPDFNVLGQDETPGPDSLSLTGLSMNDGFGASLFSPNQTSRMQHHASPFVRDTLSTRAKFEFPGQEQPQATIMSPTASTMSPTAAPWVKTVRNGGQYGTNRRDASHYNGDSSIGSPLQSDAYYRNRRSFRSSMDSMTQLEQNKVDGRLNQNLRSLSFGHSSPPSPVSYAQNGLANYNKEAFGLPNSPYRSHSAILTDDIISPSAGRERLSLDSPRGRYKTTNLPVTSLGSSRGSHLLAGSYNGNHDMLSNNTLQNIAGVQTGQTWLDTDATANMFLEKDEVHDFASLRHALLEQDRQAFLTGGNPLAKELNIKELYSIQSRLAQEKARENIYQQRFQMPELQGLIQEQNPAIDLCGLHASEAMHVLNNELNNRRKIARSTGRRLQAIIISNPRTPARLTAAIEQYLLEHGLQYTQAQPGLFRVLLQ, translated from the exons ATGTCCATTGAAGAAAGGAAAATAAGTTTGATAAACAGGACGACTTCGTTAAATCCTAACGCGGTAGAATTTGTTCCTTCATGCCTTAGATCTGTGAGTGATGCTTCAAACAGATCGGACACAACCAAGATTCCTGTCTCAGAGTCCTCCAAGGAAATCAGCGCAGACCAACCAGAGTCCGTACCAAGCAACCCTGATGAAGAAGCACACCGGTATTGGCAACAACAGCTTCCAGATGATATCACCCCTGATTTCAACGTTCTTGGCCAAGATGAGACTCCTGGACCTGACAGTCTTTCACTCACGGGCCTCTCAATGAATGATGGCTTTGGTGCTTCATTATTTTCTCCAAACCAGACATCAAGAATGCAGCACCATGCTTCTCCATTTGTTAGGGACACGCTAAGTACACGAGCGAAGTTTGAATTTCCTGGCCAAGAACAGCCGCAAGCTACTATTATGAGTCCCACTGCAAGTACCATGAGTCCAACTGCTGCTCCATGGGTAAAGACAGTAAGAAATGGTGGTCAATATGGTACAAACAGAAGGGATGCTAGTCACTACAATGGAGATTCTAGCATTG GATCCCCACTGCAGTCTGATGCTTATTACAGAAACCGGCGTAGCTTTAGGTCAAGTATGGACAGCATGACTCAGCTGGAG CAGAATAAAGTTGATGGACGACTCAATCAGAATCTCAGGTCACTGTCATTTGGACATTCAAGTCCCCCATCACCAGTATCATatgctcaaaatggtcttgccaaCTATAACAAAGAGGCTTTTGGTCTGCCGAACAGTCCATACAGATCTCATTCAGCCATACTCACAGATGATATAATTTCACCTTCAGCTGGCAGGGAACGTTTATCCCTAGATTCTCCAAGGGGGAGGTACAAGACAACTAATTTGCCTGTTACTAGTCTTGGTTCAAGCAGAGGCTCTCATCTGTTGGCTGGCTCATACAATGGTAATCATGATATGCTCTCAAACAACACACTGCAAAACATTGCTGGAGTTCAAACGGGACAAACTTGGCTCGACACAGATGCTACGG CTAACATGTTTTTGGAAAAGGATGAAGTTCATGATTTTGCAAGTCTAAGACATGCACTTCTTGAACAG GATAGACAAGCTTTTCTAACTGGTGGCAATCCTTTAGCAAAGGAACTAAATATTAAGGAGCTGTACTCTATCCAAAGCAGATTAGCTCAGGAGAAGGCTAGAGAAAATATATATCAACAGAG ATTCCAGATGCCAGAGTTGCAAGGCCTCATCCAGGAGCAGAATCCCGCGATCGATCTTTGTGGTCTTCATGCAAGTGAGGCGATGCACGTCCTGAACAACGAACTCAACAACCGGAGGAAGATCGCCCGTTCCACGGGCCGCCGGCTCCAGGCCATCATTATCTCTAACCCCCGTACCCCTGCGAGGCTGACCGCCGCCATCGAGCAGTACCTCCTGGAGCACGGCCTTCAGTACACGCAGGCACAGCCGGGCCTCTTCCGCGTCCTGCTGCAGTGA